From Peromyscus maniculatus bairdii isolate BWxNUB_F1_BW_parent chromosome 8, HU_Pman_BW_mat_3.1, whole genome shotgun sequence, a single genomic window includes:
- the Phb1 gene encoding prohibitin 1: MAAKVFESIGKFGLTLAVAGGVVNSALYNVDAGHRAVIFDRFRGVQDIVVGEGTHFLIPWVQKPIVFDCRSRPRNVPVITGSKDLQNVNITLRILFRPVASQLPRIYTSIGEDYDERVLPSITTEILKSVVARFDAGELITQRELVSRQVSDDLTERAATFGLILDDVSLTHLTFGKEFTEAVEAKQVAQQEAERARFVVEKAEQQKKAAIISAEGDSKAAELIANSLATAGDGLIELRKLEAAEDIAYQLSRSRNITYLPAGQSVLLQLPQ, translated from the exons ATGGCTGCCAAAGTGTTTGAGTCCATCGGAAAGTTCGGCCTAACGCTGGCCGTCGCAGGAGGCGTGGTGAACTCTGCCTTATATAACG TGGATGCTGGACACAGAGCTGTCATCTTTGACCGATTCCGTGGAGTGCAGGACATTGTGGTGGGGGAAGGGACTCACTTTCTCATCCCTTGGGTACAGAAACCCATTGTCTTTGATTGCCGCTCGCGACCCCGGAATGTACCAGTCATCACTGGCAGCAAAG ATTTGCAGAATGTCAACATCACACTACGCATCCTCTTCCGGCCGGTGGCCAGCCAGCTTCCTCGTATCTACACCAGCATCGGTGAGGACTATGATGAGCGGGTGCTGCCATCCATCACCACAGAGATCCTCAAGTCAGTAGTG GCTCGCTTTGATGCTGGAGAGTTGATCACCCAGCGAGAGCTGGTCTCGAGGCAGGTGAGCGATGACCTTACAGAGAGAGCAGCAACGTTTGGGCTCATCCTGGATGACGTGTCCCTG ACACATCTGACCTTCGGGAAGGAGTTCACAGAGGCAGTGGAAGCCAAacaggtggctcagcaggaagCGGAGAGGGCCAGATTTGTGGTGGAAAAG GCTGAGCAGCAGAAGAAGGCAGCCATCATCTCTGCTGAGGGTGACTCCAAGGCAGCCGAGCTGATCGCCAACTCCCTGGCCACCGCAGGTGACGGCCTGATCGAGCTGCGCAAGCTGGAGGCTGCTGAGGACATTGCCTACCAGCTTTCCCGCTCCCGGAACATCACCTACCTGCCGGCCGGGCAGTCCGTGCTCCTCCAGCTTCCCCAGTGA